From a single Gracilinanus agilis isolate LMUSP501 unplaced genomic scaffold, AgileGrace unplaced_scaffold2190, whole genome shotgun sequence genomic region:
- the LOC123254426 gene encoding homeobox protein Hox-B8-like translates to MSSYFVNSLFSKYKTGESLRPNYYDCGFAQDLGGRPTVVYGPSTGGSFQHPTQIQEFYHGASSLSTSPYQQNPCAVACHGDPSNFYGYDPLQRQTLFGAQDSDLVQYADCKLAAANGLGEEAEGSEQSPSPTQLFPWMRPQGEAAEEARSEVEREEGRQGGREARRTGRQMAEGREKQRVEGYRAREKEILSAGVCFY, encoded by the coding sequence atgagCTCCTATTTCGTCAACTCACTGTTCTCCAAATACAAAACTGGGGAGTCCCTGCGCCCCAACTATTATGACTGCGGGTTCGCCCAGGATCTGGGCGGAAGACCCACGGTGGTGTATGGACCCAGTACCGGAGGAAGCTTCCAGCATCCGACGCAAATTCAGGAATTCTATCACGGGGCATCCTCTCTCTCCACTTCCCCGTACCAGCAGAACCCGTGCGCGGTGGCTTGTCACGGGGATCCGAGCAACTTCTACGGTTACGACCCTCTGCAGAGACAGACGCTCTTCGGGGCCCAGGACTCGGACCTGGTGCAGTATGCCGACTGTAAGCTCGCCGCCGCCAATGGCCTGGGGGAGGAAGCTGAGGGCTCGGAGCAAAGCCCTTCTCCCACGCAGCTCTTCCCCTGGATGCGACCGCAAGGTGAGGCTGCGGAAGAAGCAAGGAGTGAGgttgaaagggaggaagggaggcagggaggcagggaggcaaGAAGGACTGGCAGGCAGATGGCCGAGGGCCGGGAAAAACAGCGGGTTGAGGGATACCGAGCCAGGGAG